In Cryptomeria japonica chromosome 1, Sugi_1.0, whole genome shotgun sequence, the sequence CGTGTCTTGatatttgaaatggggtaggattTATAATAAATcgggataataaaagataaagggaaCACCTAGAATTAAGTGTccaaataataaagtgttgatgtattAAAGTCGAGaaagactcataatattgaattaaatattaattaattacaataaaggtcccataatgcatagaggaatgggaaATAGTAAAATGGGTGCTAGGATAGTGTGATATTGGACActctaattaaaggtgtacaatttacgacactacaagatCAAAATGGTATCTTTAGATTTTAGAGTTTTGAACTTTGAATTTTTGGTGTTATTGAAGGTCCTCTAATGGTGATTCCTACTATTCACTCGTTTTTTCAGATTTTAAAAAGTGgaattttataattttgatatgaaattattttgtggaaggatggaaaatgtatGTGAAATTTCAATTTGGGATCGATTTTGATCCTTCTCCATGTTAATTTGGTCAATTAAATACTTGTGAATATTATGCGAATAATGGTGTTTTATGTGACTTTTTACATTGTTTGTAGGCTcttttggtgaaaattgtgaatTGGAAATTTGATGCCATTGGATTTTGGAATTGATTTTGGATTCATTGAGCGTAGGGTAGGTATGGGAGTGACGTCCACTAGGGGTCGAGCAGAAAGGGGTCATCGAGATAATCCATTGGGACGTTTTGTAAATAAGTGAAAACTAACGACACCTAATTAAAATGAACCAAGATAATGTGCATACCTCTCTCATGCCCCGAGTTCTTGTAAAGGCTAAGGATGAGTTAGGAAGGCCTAGTTGTCTGTGAggcattgatctagcatgattgagTCTCCTCGTCTGTATGAGAGGACCTCTTGGTTTTGCATGAGTCATCCCTTTGAGCTACGCAATGACACCTCCCTCTCTTGCTCTCTAACATCTAGCTTGTAGACTTGAGTAGCACCTGGAAAATGTCATGCCTTCCTTGTTGGTATTGTTTTATTAATGATCATGTGATTGCCATGTGAGTTGGCCTATGGTGTATGTATTACCTTGTACTTGGATGTTAAATGGTATTCTTAGTTGGATGCTCAGGTTTTGCATACTTTTATTGGTGTTTATGTCACTATCTTGCTTATTGGATTACAATTGAGATATATGGCGTTCCTCCTAGTTGGGATTGTTGTTCTTGATCATGTTAATGTGTACATTTTACATGTGGTGTGTGAAGCCTATATCCTTGTGTATGCTTGCTTGAGTGTTTGGGCAATGTGTCTATTTCCACAAGCATGATGGAGTGGACCAACGGGTTCCACATTGTCAAGTGATGTTGCCAACCACTATTAGGGACCAAAGATCTTGGCTTTGAGGATGGTATCAAGTTCATCCTACCTTCCTCTCTTCTtattccttcatgtacctcctTAATTGATGTGAATGTATGTGTATGGATGTTTGAAACCAAGTTATGTAATGATTTATATGTGTATTGGACACTCCTGATGGAAGATGATGCAATCATGTGGTTATTTAATGGATCAAATTAGTTTTACATGTGCCAATGCTGGTATTGGACACAAGATTATATTCTTTCATTTCTTTATGTCTCAAGTGGTATCATGAATATTTATCTAGGAACTTTTCAATTGGGCTTAAAATGAATCTAGTTGAGTTGTATGCTATCTTTGAGGGTTTTGTTATCCCCTCTTAGCAATGTTATGTATCCTCAATGAGATTTGAGTGTTTTCATAAGGCTTTGGATTTAATCAGGGCCCATTATAGGCAATCTGGAAGGCCTTGTAAATCCTTGTGATGAGGTGTAAGTGTAACTGAGTCTTGTTTGAGAGGAATGGAATGAATTTGGGAAGTTTGGGGGTGGATTAGATATGTTTGAGTTCACCTGATCTTCACCTTTGCTTGTTGGTATCACTTAGTGACTAGAGGTGTAGTTGGACACTTCATCTCCAcaccttttgtcaatttctttgtcCTCGAGTGTTGTCTATGTTTGGGCTTCACCGTCATGTTTGAGGTGTCCATGGGACCAAATGATGCAACTGGGAAGCTCACTGGTCTAGACGAATGCGTGTCCTAGAGGACGACAATGTGATTAACCTATCTTGGATGATGCCAAAGCGAAAATTGGTGCGGGTGGAGGACTAAGGCACATTGCACTAGTGTCCTCTAGGAATGTTAGTGTCCTAATAGGATGTCAAGATTCTTGGTTGGCACTCTTGTCTAGTGATTAAGTCTGATAGGGTCTTTAATTGTCCAGAGAGTCAATTTGACCTTGTTGAAGATGCATGTTTGAGTTTGTGGTGTTTAGAGTGAGTTGAGTGGTGTTGATGGCACTCGTGTGCAAGTTGGTGCTTAATGGAGCCATATGTGACACTTAGGACCTAGAAGATGGTCTTGTTTACCGAGTTGACTCTTGTGTTTTGGGGAGCTCTTCAGTGAGTCATATCATCTTGTTGACAATGCCTTAGGTGTTTGGAGATCTATCCCTTTGCTTGGTTGATGTTAAGTGGGTTAAGTCTTACACTTGTGCATTGTCGCTTGTTGACACATGGTCATAAGTTCAAGGTTTGGGCTATCATTCTTTTATGAGATGTATATGTTGATCTtaaatgtttcaaaaaaaaattattccatgcATTCTTATGCCTATTTAGCTCATATACTTGGGGgttccttggtggggcattacaaaaattttcaacataCGATTACACCATTTGCTTTTCTATTTAGTGGGTTGCCATCAAGTGCAGCCAAACTTACAAAGATATGTGAGACAGCTGCACTAATCATATACAATACCAACCATCGGATTTTCCACTTGCTCAGGTGATTTTGAAAGCAATTGTCAAACAATAATACTAGACTTCTTGGTTGGAATTCCCTTTGTTTGATATTGTGATAATTTCATATCTTTGCCTCCATTTTTCTGTGTTGGCGCTAGACTGCAAGAGGACACTTCTCTTTGAGTGACTCCAAATTCACTTAAGCACTACTAGATGGACTATCATCTAAATGAATAATCTATATGATAGATAAAGTTATCATCAATGATTCTATAGGCACCACAACCTCCTTTTAAATACTACTTGAAATTAGTTATAACTAGTCATACTTTTGGGTGTTGTGCAACAAGCCCAAAGAACCACAAGTACTCGTTCAACCTAATCATTTCATCCAACAATGTATACCTTTAGTAGGATGTTTTCCAAGATCTTGTTGAAAGCCTCAACAATTTTATTCACTTCAGGATGGTATGGCATACTCTAATGATGGATTATGAAAATGCACAATAGCACTTGGACTATTGATTTGATGAAAAAGTGTCTTCATCTTTGATTAGGCTCAAGGGCAACTCGAGCTAGCATGTAGTTACAACTAAGTAGTCATATGTTAGTCTACCCTTAGACTAATGGCTCAAGTAATCTATGGAAGTAATAATGTAGCATGTACTAAAGTGGTGGGTGCTAGGTTAGATGGGCCTCACAAAATCAATGGTCCATGTTTCAAATGGTCATGAAGCCATGATTGAATTTAGAGACAACTCATCTTTTTGGTTAGGTTTACTCATACACAAACTAATATCATAATTCCTTGCATAGTAATGCACATCCTTGTGTAAATTAGGTCACCAAAGTCCTacttacatagtcttttgcatagattttcatcccttatgatgtcattCAACTTGGTCATTATGGAGTTCCTCAAAACCTATTCTAGTTAGCTTGTGGCACATATTGACATAAAACTTCATCAAGTCCCAATATCTTGGCTTGCTACACAAGTGACAAAACAAGCACCTTAAGAGGGCAAGTGCATACAACATATTTTATTAAGATCGATTACTAACTTGTTTACATCAATTTGACAACTTCTAGAACTTGTCACCTTGTATGGGAAGAAGGGAAAATGATCAATAGAAATCACAACCAAGATCCTCTTATTAGGTCACCTCTTAGGACTCACATTCAACAATTACCCCCTCAATAGTTAGGACAAAAGTAATCATGCCCAACTTTACCCAATCTAAGTCAAGGTATGGAAACCTTTATACCAATCCAAACCAAGCATTCACTTGCAATTTACATTGTTGACTCACTTCACATAATGGTTCAAGCATTTAAAGGATAAGTTTCTTTGATAACTCATTCAAAGTCCTTGATCCTTCTTGCACATGAGTTGCTTTTGAAACTACCACTCATAATAGCTAAATGTTTTTTCTAACACATATATTATCACATTAGTGCTTTGCCTACATCCTAGTGTCTTCATATTCAATGTCGCTTTGTAATAGTGGAATTTGCATACCCATTCTATTTCCcatttagtttttggttgaatgaCTTAATGCAATAACACATCAATAAGTGGTATACTCTTGTGATTGGTATGGTCATGGCCTAATCCCTATCCATCTTTATTAACCTTCATTTACATCGATTCCCATACATTTTGCATTTAATAATCACTATCACACTCTTATTCACCCTTATTTCCATACATTCTCTTCTTACTTCAAGATTACGATCTTATCTCTTGGAATTAACTTGGTTCTATGCTAAGAAATGTGGATATGACACTGAAACTCAAATTCCAACTTTCCGACCCCTTTCTACTAATTATTATGAGCGAACTTGGCATAGGTTTCTGTAACACATGTGGTTATATTATGATATTTAAAGATATTCAACAGGCGATTAATTCACAAGCATTAAGCTAACTTGCCGTAAGGGCTTGACCTAAAAGAAGTTGCCAAACCTTTAAATATTATCATTAAATTCAAATAGTGAAGAAGTAAAAGGTGTACATTTAGACAGATCATTCTTGCATGTGGACCAAACTAGATTTGGGCAACAAACCAAATTTGCAATTAGGATCAAACCTATGGAGCTCAAATTTAATAGATGCGGTTTTTTAAAATAATGCACATTATGAGGCATTTGTCAAACCAAGGGTATCTAATTtcgaacaatgacaaattgattctACACAGCTTCGACATCATTCTTCCATTATTAGTTTTAGAGCTAAATACCCCTGACCTGCACATTTAATTTTCATACATTTATTGAAATAATCTGTACGGGCTGATTAAGTTAGGTTAATTTATGCTTATTCATTTCATTATTTAATAAGAGTTTATTATTTATGTGATAAGATTTTATTTTAACACATTTTTAAAGATTATGATTAGATCCAGGTAGACTATGGCTGTCATATTTTAGCACCGCAGCAATATTTTTACCATTTTTAATCGGTTCTCAATATCTACCATTCATTTTACATTTTTGATATAACAAACATCAGATATGTTTGAACTATGGGCAGAATTATGAATGTACAATCAGTTTGGAATACTAAAATTTGTTCGTGAACTCATCATAAGATGTTATGTACTCGTTTTTACTGTGTCAAGGATTTTACTGCATATTTTACCTGATACTCTGATGTATTCAATGCAAAAAGTTTGATAAAAGTCTGATAAGTCAACAGAGTTAAGACTCGAAAGTTGTAACAAAAAGTAAAAGTGCAACAATTCAATATTATGCTTTGCATGTTTATACTGAATTTCTCTCATGTTTTCAAGTCATGAATCCAAAGAAGAGATAACCAAGTTGCTTGTATAAATAAGTGATAAATCTATTTTGATAATCATGTTTTCTCTTGGCACCAAAATAAGTTTAAGCTTCTGCCTTGAGATACAGTAGGACTTGTAAATTTTATTCTCTTGGAACCGGTATTCAAGCTTAGTTACATACTTTGTTCATCTTGATCTATCTGAAATCTGCCAGTGGTGATAAAATATATTGTTTCCATCTTTCTCCTTGAAATTCATAGTCTTGCCAGGAAACTAAAAGGTGCAAATTATAGACCAGTTTGCATGGCAATTTGCGCAATAAAACTGCTCAGTCCAAAACTCTTACAGAAATCTCTAATTACAATCTATACAAAGGGCTACAGGTGACGACTTAGTTGATAGTTATGAAAATAACTACCTTTACAAAAACAAAACTGAAACACCAGAAGGATGATCTCAGGGGAGAAACACATGCTGATAATAATGTAACTATAAAAATAGACAAGAACCCAAGAAGAATCACTTTACTAGTAACTGAAATGCCATCCAAAGTTGTCTCTGATCTCAAACAAATGCAGGATTCACAGTAACAGATCCAAATGACTAGAGAACAGCCTAGATATCAGTGTGCCTTGGTGAAATTGGAGGGAGAGTGATAGACAGGGTGGACGAAGAGTGCAGGGACAAATCAACTATAGCTATGAAGCTTTCAAAAAGaacaaattacaaaattacaagGAGTTTAATCCGGACAGAAATGCCTAGATGTAACATTTGTGAGGGCGAATCAACATAAACTGTAAATGCGACATGGCAGACAGAGTTCATGGCAAACAATGGAAGAAAAGTATAAATCCATACTTGCGTATGACATCTGTTGCTTTCCTTTGGAATTAATGTTAAAATATACAAGAAAAGAGTAGTTAAAAAAGGGCAAATTTTGCTCTTAAGAGAAAGGATAATAATGCAAGACATGTAAGGGCAAACTCAACTACTTTAAGTGCTTATCCTAAAATACAGACACTTATTCATGAACTAAGACATGATCACATCACTTACGCATCAGAAGTTTTCTTTGTGGAAGTCAAATCTGGTGGAAGTTTTATGTGTGAAATCTAGTGATAGCTGCCTCAAATCATTAGTAAGAGCAGCAGGACCACAGTAGAAAACCCCTGAGTGCATACCAAAGAGCAGAGTGAGGCTTGGCAGAAATGTTTGACATATATTTGTCTGATGATTAAAATAAGGTTAGTTTGAAGAACAACATACCCACTCTGGAATTTTTGTGCTTTAGAGCAATACTCTTGAAGACATTTCTCCAATTGGGCTTGGCAAAGTGTGTGCGAACCTGTGTAAAATCAATTGAATCAGTTATCAAACATCGTGACAATAATATTTCAAGCAGCTGTCTATGGAAGAACTTAGAGATTTCTAAATGTTTGCCTTACTCTGGTTCCAGAAACAATATCAACACCATGCTTGGCATGATTTAGAGCCTGCAACATAGCTATCAATGCTGACCGAGCATCACCCTCTTCATAAACACTAGTGCAATAATTATGCAGCTCAATTATTCCCTGCAAGTGATTCATTCCATACTTCATTCAATAGTTTTGTTTCACAAATAGATGTATAGAGGTAAAATCCACATGCTTCATACCTTCTGATCTAATTCTGCCACTTCATTCATTATTCCTTTAAACCATTCAAATGATCCTTGCTCTCTAGTGACCCAGTAGAAGCAAGCACGGGCTGTATTGAAAGGTTTCTTCTTCTGTCTCCCAGTATTCTCCATACCCTTCAAATATCAAACATTCAGAACAGAAAAAACCATTGATTTATTCAAAACCACAATGACATAGCTGAATGGAACTTACTCTTTCTTCTTCAGATACTTTCATGTGATTAACAATGTCCTTGAGAATGCTAATGAATGGAGTGGCTCCAATCCCaagcccaacaagaagcaagacGTCATATTTTTTGTAATCTTGAGCTGGTGCTCCATAAGGTCCATCAATGAGCAATTTTGGGAACCTGCTACACAAGCAATGATCTGACCTAAGTCTTGGAAACCAGATTAAATGTCTACTGGATGAAAGAATAGATAAAATATTAATATGATAGGTAGTGCTTGATGATTTACTTGCCTCGTGTTATTTTCTCCTTGCATAAGATCAGCTCTCAACAGACCACTTTTCCCAGTCATGGGAGGCTCACATACCTGCCAGAAAAACAAAAGCAATCAATCATGATACTTCCACTTTTTTAGAAAGCAAAATACTACTAAGTTACTAACTGCTTGAAAGAGAAAGAGACATGAGACACTGTTACCTCTGCAAAGACATTTTTAAGTTCACGAGTCCAATCACCCAACGTGCGAATATGAACACTCAAGTAGTCATCTCCTGGAGCTGATGTTATAGAGAATGGATGCCTACaagcaaattaaaaaataatacagTTCATAAAACATATCACCTTCATCTTCTCATAGTTTTAAGGTTTAGGTGAACAGAGCTTACAGTGCAAATACAATTACCATTCAAACGGCGATACTGCAGGGCAATTGACAAACATGTATTGACCACTCTTGTATCTGAATCCTTGAGGCTTCGACATGTGAAGTGTCAAGACATTGCCTGGATATATCGCTACCTGCAAATgaattacaataagtgacatatAAAACAATAGATAAGACAAAAACGAGGCTTTATTTTATACTGCAGTGACTGCATGGCTATAAATTATGAGCAGCAGATTTTAGAGCATATGCAAAAGAAAACCTTGATTATTTTCACCGGTTTTGAGCCAGATCTGAAAGCCCTCAGAATCCGCTCCCCTCCATACAACAACACAGGAATTGCAAGGTACATCCATGTCTGAAACAAAAGAATCATAAAGCAAATTCACAAGTAGATTGGGAACAAGGTGTACGCATTGAATGAGTgagaataaaaatttaaaaaatcacccATGTACATCAATTCCAAATCATGAATTAATTCAAAGCATTTTGTTGCCTACCGTTTTCATGTACCAttcatgtgtgagatatagaaaagTTCCATGAATGATCAAGAGAATGTAAACGATCACAAACAAATGGTGTGAGTACCAAAAAGCATTGAATCCGGTGAGCCTCTGCAATGGTTTGGGAAGTTTCACCTTGTTCCTCCTGAACCAGGGAGTGGCCAAAGTGAATGCAATCACCATCAAAACTACCATGACAATGCCTGTGATTCCCTCTATGCCCTTTAAAAACCACCAGTAATTTGGTGGCTTATCAGTGCCAAAGAAAGGCTTCATGGGCTCATATTCTTCTTTTGAAGTGCGCAGCAGACGGGGAAAATCACAGGTTAAGTGAGCCCCAGCATGAAAACCAATTCCTAGTGCTATAGACACTGCAATTACCTGCATAATGACAGCATTAAAATGTCTTTAGCCCTTCTATTGTAAGAAATCATTCAATAACAGGGAAAAACAAGGAATAGTACAAAGAAATTGAAACAGTCATGTGATCACAAAGACAGATATATTCAAAACTGACCATAAAGTTTGACCTGCAATTAAATGGATATTGCGAAGGCAAACATGATTGTCACTTTGAACAATACAAGCAGTTATTATAAAAGAAATAAGATGAGAATTATGGCAAGAAGAGGATCAAATCTCTGAAAATTAACCTTGTGGAAATTGAGATTGTCATCGAATGGGACTGCAATGCCCAATTTCGTTCTATTCCGAAGCCATGTGATGGTATTTCGACACACTGGAAGCAAAACTAAAGCCATGTTGAACTTCAAAGTCTCCGCAGCACCCTTGGCAGTGCATACACAGAAACCCATCACATGATAAACTGACTTGTTCTTGTACGCAATAAATTTCCAGGTGAATAACCCAGCTATTACCAAGAACCATAGTAATATAATCCACACCCGTTTCCAGTTATCTTCAAGAAAATACTTGGTTTTTCGAGACCATTTCTGAAGAGGATTTTGCATCTTTGTTGGTGCAAGTTTCTGACTTAGAGCCTGGCTCAAACTCTGGCTATAATTCCCTGACTTTACAGCTGATTCACTTGGAGCTTGCAGCAGTAAAGTTTCAAGTTGCTGAAGCTGTTAAATCAAATTTATTGGTAATTCAAAAAATGCCAGATATGATAGAAACAATGGAATTCATCAAGATTGTTTCGAACTTGTATGAATACCTCAATGTAGCCCACATTATTGGGGTCCAATTCCTCCATGATTAATGCAGCATATTCTTCAGCTTGTTCTTTAAGCTTGGATAATTTGTTAGCTGATGCACTTAACATGATAACCTCTTTCACTTCTTCTTCTGTGATACGTCCATCAGCATTCTTGTCCACCCTGCACACAAACTTGGATAATGTCACACAAATACTTGCAAACATTAGCATCAAATACATCGTAATCCTTAGCACTTCAGCCGTTGCATTGTTATTCATAAAACGTTGATTATATTTTGAACTCTGTCTAGAACATTGATTCTTATATGATGATACATTTGGTCAAAACCTGATGAATGGATAAGTAAATTAGGCGGGGAAGGATTAGAATTCCTTACATGTCAAAGAAAGTCTGCAGTCTGGTGTCAAAGCTTTGATCAGAGACTTGTTCTAAAAATTCCTGAAGCTCGTTCTTTGTAATTGCAGGTGTGGTTATTCCTCTTCTCCGAGAAAGGGCATCAAAAAGCTCCCCTGCAAACTCCTTTGATTCCATCCCTACATTGACAAACAGTACCCACAACTATAATTTCTCTCTGTTGTAGGGAAAACTTGAAGATAGACAGGAATGAATGCAAAATTGGGCTTCTTACCAATACATACACCAAAATCTGCACGTGAAAGCAGGCCATTAACAGAAAGCTCATCAAATCTCTTCAATAAAGCTTCTCGATCAGCATTCTCCGTAGTTTTACTTACAAATTTTAATCCTTTCAATGCATGCTTTGCCCCTGATACTGTTCTATCCAACCTAGGTTGTGGGCCTCTTTTTGAAGTGAGGGATGCAATGCGCATGATATCATGTGACACCTGCTTGATTTTTGCAGAGGTTGTATTGATAACTGAAGATCCAAATGATGTCTTATGCTCCAATTTCCTTGCCAGCAATGACACATCTGGAACTTCTGCTGCATTATCCGCATCTTTAATGCTGTGAACTGCAACAGAATCATCACACACATCCAACGTGATCTCTATTAACTCTTGGTCCATGTCACCATCATCTTGTTTGAGAAAGTCTGCAAATCTCGTAGTCTTTCGCCCTGGTTTTTTAGCACAAGGAATATTCAGAGGGCCACTGAATCCAACACCCGTATCCATAATGGAATCATCCGATTTTCCTATCCAGCCTTGTTCAGAACCACCCCTTTGCCTATTCATTTTTTCTGCGAAATTTCATTAGCTGACTCCAAATTCTCCTTACTACTGAAGCTTCTTTTGGAGACCTTTAGATCAACTGCATTGCCTTTTTCCTGGTCATCCTTGTAGCATCGAAGGGAATCTCGTCAAACCCATCTCCAAATTACTCTTTTGCCACCATAAGTAATGCCAACTTTTCTTTAGGTTTTCCATTATTTGGCATCACAGAAAATCTGCATGTATCCTATCAAACTCGTCTCATATCATTAGCTTCTGCGATAACATTTTGTATATAAACATACTTGAGTTCGAACAAGCACAGGTTCTCCCTGTTCAATGTGTTCATAGATCCAAGCAATCCTAGGTCAAATTCAACTTACCTAGGAAATGCTTCAACATTCTTCATAGTAGTGAATCATCTCTCAATCCCACTTCTATTCTTGCATTGTAAGACATGGACCAGCCGGAATTCAAACTTAGGAGCCTCCATTGGTTCTGTAGGGTATTCTTACCACCGAGCTTCCTGCCCTTTATAACTATGGGCTTGGCTTGAGTATGTTTTGAACCTTGAAAGTCCAGACCCACTTTACTATTTCGGAATCACCTTTCATGATCACTTTTCCTTAGAAAAATTCTTCCACACCCTTCCACTCTCGACAACCATCCACATTGATTCCCTTCATGGTTGGCCATTTTGATTTCATCCAAAATGCATTTTTTAGGGTACAATTCTGAGACCATAATCCCCCTGCAGCATATCACATACTATATACAGACTAAAATCCAGAAGCGGTTAGTGTATAACAGTTGTTGCCCAAGGGGTTTCTATTCAAGTCATGAATTCTCCTCCACTTACAATGCTCCATCCATTACACATTGTCCTTTGCCTATTCAAAAAAGCTTGAAATTTGTCATTTTGTGGCAGCCTGCATAGGTgggaaaaaaaaaatgagattcggATACCCCTTGTGCCTTACCTTTCCCTTGTCACTACGCACCTACCACCATCATATATCTTCTTCCCTTGTTATTCCAAAACGGCATCACAGTCTCTTAAAAACCCAATGACCGTCCATATCTTTTATACAGGAAATATCCATTGGAACAAACTCTGAAAGCAACtctttcaaataaaaataaataaaaaccaatCATTCAAAGGGCGAAAAAGCGCGTACAGATCGATTGCTTGAGTGGAGAAAAGAACATTGCTGATGGGCTTCATGCGAGAAAATGAAATCTAACAAATCTCCCAACTGGATTGCAAATAGGTTTGTACAACAGCTGGTTGAGGACTTCTGTCAAACACTTGACGCGCATGTTGCAGTTCACAGTATTCTTAGACGTGACGTTGTGGGTGTACTGCTCTTGTAATAAAATGTGAATTATTTCTGCAAGAAATCCTTTGATGGCTATATTTTATCATGTGCGaatcttttttattatttttgagggAGTTTAACGTGTAATGATCTTTTTTGCGCTTCTTGTCAGTGTGATTAAAAAACGGTTGGGCAGAAAACGCCCACAAGGCTGCATTTTGCACCGCCATCGCAGGGTGAACAAGCTGCTGCTTTTCAGCGTTTGCAAcgttcttattttttaatttttatacccaGTTGCTGATTTTGGGAAGACCCGTATAGTTTGGACTTTTAACCTTTTTGGGACCCTGGCCTTGATTAATTATGAATAAGAGGCGCTGAAACATGATTTCCCTTTCTTAATTACTCGGGTTCGAGTTCCCCAAAGTGGTTTACTCTCTAGATTGCTTGAACATGTTACGGGTTCGAGTCTCCCAAAGTGGTTTAGTAAGAATGGATGGTCTCAAATTGTCATGATTGAGAGCTGTGCCAAGTGTAATAGAAAAAGATAAAAGAAGAGGATTGGGATATTTCTGACATCATTTGAAAGTCTACAACAAGGACCTTCCACTCTTGCCATTT encodes:
- the LOC131027405 gene encoding respiratory burst oxidase homolog protein C, which produces MNRQRGGSEQGWIGKSDDSIMDTGVGFSGPLNIPCAKKPGRKTTRFADFLKQDDGDMDQELIEITLDVCDDSVAVHSIKDADNAAEVPDVSLLARKLEHKTSFGSSVINTTSAKIKQVSHDIMRIASLTSKRGPQPRLDRTVSGAKHALKGLKFVSKTTENADREALLKRFDELSVNGLLSRADFGVCIGMESKEFAGELFDALSRRRGITTPAITKNELQEFLEQVSDQSFDTRLQTFFDMVDKNADGRITEEEVKEVIMLSASANKLSKLKEQAEEYAALIMEELDPNNVGYIELQQLETLLLQAPSESAVKSGNYSQSLSQALSQKLAPTKMQNPLQKWSRKTKYFLEDNWKRVWIILLWFLVIAGLFTWKFIAYKNKSVYHVMGFCVCTAKGAAETLKFNMALVLLPVCRNTITWLRNRTKLGIAVPFDDNLNFHKVIAVSIALGIGFHAGAHLTCDFPRLLRTSKEEYEPMKPFFGTDKPPNYWWFLKGIEGITGIVMVVLMVIAFTLATPWFRRNKVKLPKPLQRLTGFNAFWYSHHLFVIVYILLIIHGTFLYLTHEWYMKTTWMYLAIPVLLYGGERILRAFRSGSKPVKIIKVAIYPGNVLTLHMSKPQGFRYKSGQYMFVNCPAVSPFEWHPFSITSAPGDDYLSVHIRTLGDWTRELKNVFAEVCEPPMTGKSGLLRADLMQGENNTRFPKLLIDGPYGAPAQDYKKYDVLLLVGLGIGATPFISILKDIVNHMKVSEEERGMENTGRQKKKPFNTARACFYWVTREQGSFEWFKGIMNEVAELDQKGIIELHNYCTSVYEEGDARSALIAMLQALNHAKHGVDIVSGTRVRTHFAKPNWRNVFKSIALKHKNSRVGVFYCGPAALTNDLRQLSLDFTHKTSTRFDFHKENF